The Bubalus kerabau isolate K-KA32 ecotype Philippines breed swamp buffalo chromosome X, PCC_UOA_SB_1v2, whole genome shotgun sequence genome has a segment encoding these proteins:
- the PDZD11 gene encoding PDZ domain-containing protein 11 isoform X4 — translation MDSRIPYDDYPVVFLPAYENPPAWIPPHELGFNIRGGKASQLGIFISKVIPDSDAHRAGLQEGDQVLAVNDVDFQDIEHSKAVEILKTAREISMRVRFFPYNYHRQKERTVH, via the exons ATGGACAGCCGGATTCCTTACGATGACTACCCGGTGGTTTTCCTGCCTGCCTATGAGAATCCCCCAGCATGGATTCCTCCTCATGAG TTGGGGTTTAACATCCGAGGAGGAAAGGCCTCCCAGCTGGGCATCTTTATCTCCAAG GTGATTCCTGACTCTGATGCACATCGAGCAGGACTTCAGGAAGGGGACCAAGTCCTAGCTGTGAATGATGTGGATTTCCAAGATATTGAGCACAGCAAG GCTGTTGAGATCCTGAAGACAGCTCGAGAAATCAGCATGCGGGTCCGCTTCTTTCCCTACA ATTATCATCGCCAGAAAGAGAGGACTGTGCACTAG
- the PDZD11 gene encoding PDZ domain-containing protein 11 isoform X2 has protein sequence MDSRIPYDDYPVVFLPAYENPPAWIPPHERVYHPDYNNELTQFLPRIVTLKKPPGAQLGFNIRGGKASQLGIFISKVIPDSDAHRAGLQEGDQVLAVNDVDFQDIEHSKAVEILKTAREISMRVRFFPYRK, from the exons ATGGACAGCCGGATTCCTTACGATGACTACCCGGTGGTTTTCCTGCCTGCCTATGAGAATCCCCCAGCATGGATTCCTCCTCATGAG AGGGTATACCATCCAGACTACAACAATGAGTTGACCCAGTTTCTGCCCCGCATTGTTACACTGAAGAAGCCCCCTGGAGCTCAG TTGGGGTTTAACATCCGAGGAGGAAAGGCCTCCCAGCTGGGCATCTTTATCTCCAAG GTGATTCCTGACTCTGATGCACATCGAGCAGGACTTCAGGAAGGGGACCAAGTCCTAGCTGTGAATGATGTGGATTTCCAAGATATTGAGCACAGCAAG GCTGTTGAGATCCTGAAGACAGCTCGAGAAATCAGCATGCGGGTCCGCTTCTTTCCCTACA
- the PDZD11 gene encoding PDZ domain-containing protein 11 isoform X1, with product MDSRIPYDDYPVVFLPAYENPPAWIPPHERVYHPDYNNELTQFLPRIVTLKKPPGAQLGFNIRGGKASQLGIFISKVIPDSDAHRAGLQEGDQVLAVNDVDFQDIEHSKAVEILKTAREISMRVRFFPYNYHRQKERTVH from the exons ATGGACAGCCGGATTCCTTACGATGACTACCCGGTGGTTTTCCTGCCTGCCTATGAGAATCCCCCAGCATGGATTCCTCCTCATGAG AGGGTATACCATCCAGACTACAACAATGAGTTGACCCAGTTTCTGCCCCGCATTGTTACACTGAAGAAGCCCCCTGGAGCTCAG TTGGGGTTTAACATCCGAGGAGGAAAGGCCTCCCAGCTGGGCATCTTTATCTCCAAG GTGATTCCTGACTCTGATGCACATCGAGCAGGACTTCAGGAAGGGGACCAAGTCCTAGCTGTGAATGATGTGGATTTCCAAGATATTGAGCACAGCAAG GCTGTTGAGATCCTGAAGACAGCTCGAGAAATCAGCATGCGGGTCCGCTTCTTTCCCTACA ATTATCATCGCCAGAAAGAGAGGACTGTGCACTAG
- the PDZD11 gene encoding PDZ domain-containing protein 11 isoform X3: protein MDSRIPYDDYPVVFLPAYENPPAWIPPHERVYHPDYNNELTQFLPRIVTLKKPPGAQVIPDSDAHRAGLQEGDQVLAVNDVDFQDIEHSKAVEILKTAREISMRVRFFPYNYHRQKERTVH, encoded by the exons ATGGACAGCCGGATTCCTTACGATGACTACCCGGTGGTTTTCCTGCCTGCCTATGAGAATCCCCCAGCATGGATTCCTCCTCATGAG AGGGTATACCATCCAGACTACAACAATGAGTTGACCCAGTTTCTGCCCCGCATTGTTACACTGAAGAAGCCCCCTGGAGCTCAG GTGATTCCTGACTCTGATGCACATCGAGCAGGACTTCAGGAAGGGGACCAAGTCCTAGCTGTGAATGATGTGGATTTCCAAGATATTGAGCACAGCAAG GCTGTTGAGATCCTGAAGACAGCTCGAGAAATCAGCATGCGGGTCCGCTTCTTTCCCTACA ATTATCATCGCCAGAAAGAGAGGACTGTGCACTAG